A window of Zonotrichia leucophrys gambelii isolate GWCS_2022_RI chromosome 6, RI_Zleu_2.0, whole genome shotgun sequence genomic DNA:
ttgttttgtttttcctttcctgccccGCAGCTTTCCCGGGGTGCCGGTCCCCGCGGGGAGCCCCGCGTTCGTTGCCCCGGGGCCGCGGCTCTGCCGGGCGCGCTCCCTCCGCGCCCGCGCATCCCGCCCGCGGCCGAGGGGCTGCGGGCAGCGAGGCCCTCTCGGAGGGCAGAGATTCCCTCTGTGCCTCCTCTCTCCGTGCCCGGCAGCCCGTAGGAAAGGGCTGTTTTAAAATAACCaccagctttaaaataaatggaggGATGACGAAGGGTTATttaattattactttttaatagTTATACGTTTAATTTCCCTCAATCTTCGtcctttctccaggctaaaaCAGCTAAATAATCTTATTCTTactccctccaaaaaaaaagaaaaaattacctgaagaaatttcagttttattaagATGCGTtttgggggaggagggagagaagagaatCGGAACAAAATATGTGGGAAGCAGGCCTTGACAACCAGAATTAATCCTTACACCACTGGCTGACCCAGAGAAGGGTCAGATTAAAATGATGTGATTGTCTCTGATTTAAAACGTACCGAGGAGGTAAAATTACGGCAAGTAAAGTTCCGAAGGCTTTAAGGTAACCTGAATCTGGCTCTAGCTTGACAGTCGTGTTAATGAGATTTGTCCCGCTTTCCTTCCAGTCGGGGCTACCAGAAAAGTGAGGTTTCTGCGGGCTGGTTGGTGCCTTGGTTTCTTTCCctccccccctcctttttttttttttttttccctcctgcttctcgttgccaaaaccccaaagcggcagcggcagcggtGCAGGGTGGGCTGGAGGTGTCCCCACGTTCACAGTGGCAGGCAGCCAGGTCggggcactgctgcctccaaaagcttttttttttttttttttggaagcatGAGAaacttgttattaaaaaaattaataataagaAGTGTTTatattttggggtgggggacgGAATGTGTGTGGTGGCTACCAGCAAGTCCTAGCCCGGAGCCCAAGGGGAACAAAGAGTAGCCCTGCACTCCAGGCAGGCACAAAGCCTGGCCTGAAGGATCTCTCTCTCCCCAGCTTCCCAGAGGGGCCGTGGGTGATGCCGCAGTGTCGCACTGTGAGCGCAATAtattcaaagtaatttttaaatgggCTGAGGGGATTAATTATAGAGGCCCGGGCCCCCATCGccccctccttccttctgtgttgtgggttttttcccttccgTGGGTGCAGTGGCCAGGTGCAGAGCCTCAGTCGCAGGGACCCTGCTCCATCCCGACTCGTGCCTCGGTCCTGAAGGCGCTGGGGACGGCTCTTCCCCTTGGAAAATTAGAAAGTataaaaaggaggggaaaagcagaggagTGTTGCCTGGGTATGAAGCTGACTGCGCCTTTCTTTGCCAGATGCCAAAGGTTCAATCCGAGAGATTATTCTGCCTAAAGGGCTTGATCTGGACCGTCCCAAGCGGACCCGCACCTCCTTCACGGCCGAGCAGCTCTACCGCCTGGAGATGGAGTTTCAGCGCTGCCAGTACGTCGTGGGCCGGGAACGCACCGAGCTCGCCCGCCAGCTCAATCTCTCCGAGACTCAGGTAGCGCCCCAAGGACGGGGAGCCgcgcctgccctgccctgccctgccccgcgGGACCCCCTTCCCGGCCCGGGCAGCTCCGTGCCCTGCGGGGCCCAAGGACGCGGCCCTGCGCGCCTCCTGCGCCCTCAGCGCAGCCCCCGCGGGGCGAGGGGCTAGGCAGCCCCGGGGTGCCCACGCGTGTCCGGccgggatggagctgagggctCGTGGCTGAGGAGTCCCGGCTGGGGACCTCTAACTGCGTGTCTCCCTAAGTGCGTGTGTCCCTAACTGAGTGTGTCCTTGAGTGTGTCCCTAACTGCGTGTGTCCCTAACTGCGTGTGTCACGGCAAGAGGAACTGCTGGCCAAGGGAGTCCCTCGTGTGCCCTCACCCAGCCCCACTGGGCTCTCCCCGCGGGCGAGGAGGCCCGAGGGCCTCGGAGGGAGCTTGGCCACGAAGGCAAATTCCCGCCGGGCAGGGAGTGGCTCCCCCAGCTCCGGCCTCAGGGGATCTGACCCCGCCAGGTTCGGTGTGCCCGGCTCCCCCAGCTCCGGCCCGGCCAGGCTCCGTGTGCCCGGCTCCCACAGTTCCGGCCCGCGGGGATCCGGCCCCGCCAGGCTCGGTGTGTCCGGCTCCCACAGTTCCGGCCCGCGGGGATCCGGCCCCGCCAGGCTCGGTGTGTTCGGCTGCGCGGAGCCGCCACCCCCGGGCGCGGAGATTTCGCTGCTGCGGCCGGGGAGAAGCGAGGGGAGGCCGAGCCGCTCCCAGCCCCGGCATACAGGCGCTCAAAGTCGCAGGGAGAGACGGGCACCTTCCCCCCGGGCTGCCGGGCTGGAGATGTTCGGGCTGGGCTTTCCTGGGTATGAGAGATCCGGGAATGGGGCTGAAGTTTGGGCCGTATTTTGAGTCCTTGTATGTGCGAGGGGGAGAATCGCTCCTGCACCCTCCAGGGCAGAAAGGCCGGGGACCGACAGGAGGCCTAAAACTGTGTGAGAGCGCAGGGAAGCATCCAAAAGTCCAAACTTAAAGCCGGTTTCGTATTTCCAGAAAACATCATATAACAGTAAATTCCCCTGATATGATAattagctttttctttccttgccgCATAGGAGTGACAAGTTCAACAGTTCGTAGGTTACAGAGCCCACCATGGgtgggttttgttgtgttttggtttggttttggttttgtttgtggttttttgggtgaCTTCcagaattcttttttaaagttgaatattatttaaaattatttggggGTAGAGAGAGAGCGTCCAGTTTGGAATACGGGGAAAGAAGCTCATTGCTGCTGTTACCCCCAAGAAGGGCAGTCGGAGCGGGCAGCGGCTGCTGGGAGCCGCGGAGTGCCCGGGGCTCCGGCTGAGCCGGCTTAGAATAAAGCGGTGAGAAAGGGCTGGCTCTGTCTCGCGGAGAATTCCCGGCCTGTAGTAAACTAGGACGAAGTGAGAGGTCTGGTTAAAGATGCAGAACGAAAGGCCCCGGGGTCACCCCGAAACCGGGCCCAGACACAGGGTGCGGGAGGCTGTGTCTGTGAGCGTGGCTTTGTGCGTTTGGGAAGCGCTCCCCGCTGGCAAgtgcctgtgccccagccctccccCGCAGCCTCCGGGGGGGCACCTGCCGGGGGGCGCCGCTCCTCCCGCCCCGCTGACCCTGCCTCTCTCCCCGGCCCGCAGGTCAAGGTCTGGTTCCAGAACCGGCGCACCAAGCAGAAGAAGGACCAGGGCAAGGACTCCGAGCTGCGCTCGGTGGTGTCCGAGACCGCCGCCACCTGCAGCGTCCTGCGGCTGCTGGAGCAAGGCCGGCTGCTGTCTCCGCCGGGGCTGCCGGGCCTGCTGCCGCCCTGTGCCACGGGCGCGCTGGGCTCGGCGCTGCGCGGGCCCGGCCTGGCTgcggcgggcggcggcagcgcggcggcggctccgggcggcggcggcggctccccgCACCCTCCGGCCGCCAGCGGAGCCgccgggccgcccccgcccgcggcgCTGCAcggagcggcggccgcggggcacGGGCTCTTCGGGCTGCCGGTGCCCGCGCTGCTGGGCTCCGTGGCCGGCCGCCTCTCCTCCGCGCCCCTGGCCGTGGCCGGCTCGCTGGCGGGCAACTTGCAGGAACTGTCGGCCCGCTACCTGAGCTCGTCCGCCTTCGAGCCCTACTCCCGGACCAACAATAAAGAGAGCGCTGAGAAAAAAGCACTGGACTGACTCTAAGTACCTTCCccctatttatatttatagtctCTATTTGTGGCGGTATTTATGGGACGGGCGGCGGCAGCCgtgccccgctccccgccgcccccgAGCCCCGCGGCGCGGCTCCCTCCGCGggccggggcggagcggggcccgcAGCCcggggcggccggggccggggcgcggcgggggctgcgggcgcCTCCCGGTGCGCTCCCGCTGCCCGCGGTCCGTCTGTCCGGGCGGGAGGGGCGATCGCGCTGCTCGTTCGGTCGGGAAGGGACGCAGAGGGTCAGCGGTCGGGCCGAGGGTCGGCCGGGCTCCCCTCCATCGGCTTCGGCCAATGCCGAGCGAGGGAGCGGGATTTCGGAgagaggaggatggagctgccaGGTGATGCCcgttttggggtggtttttttgtgtccCCCGGACTCAGTGATTTCTAAGCACAAAGGTTTTGGGGCCCCACCTGTGGCCCCCGTTTACCCCCACACTCGCTGCACTACAGCCCCGAGCGAGCCCTTAGCACCAGTCAGGAAATCCTCCagcaacttttctttttcaccgTAAATCTTGAATGTGGGAAGGGCCGAGACTGACTGAACGTACAGTCACGAATAGGGG
This region includes:
- the VAX1 gene encoding ventral anterior homeobox 1, with the protein product MFGKQDKMDVRCSSETEANRVSKNGHKEGKESKGSEGNISTSFLKDQQGTFSASAATEGCNKSKSSSADPDYCRRILVRDAKGSIREIILPKGLDLDRPKRTRTSFTAEQLYRLEMEFQRCQYVVGRERTELARQLNLSETQVKVWFQNRRTKQKKDQGKDSELRSVVSETAATCSVLRLLEQGRLLSPPGLPGLLPPCATGALGSALRGPGLAAAGGGSAAAAPGGGGGSPHPPAASGAAGPPPPAALHGAAAAGHGLFGLPVPALLGSVAGRLSSAPLAVAGSLAGNLQELSARYLSSSAFEPYSRTNNKESAEKKALD